One segment of Rhodopirellula baltica SH 1 DNA contains the following:
- a CDS encoding DeoR/GlpR family DNA-binding transcription regulator yields MTTDERRDRLRDLVKDRGFAALGELASQLSVSESTIRRDLEMLEEAGLARRTHGGVYWTGDSDTISVFESRNDDFWAAKQSIGRAASELIADHDTILLDGGSTVYELARLIIHRPLQVVTNSLPVAHLLSTSDSIDLVMIGGCVRGRTSVTIGPLADSQLANIHVTTAFLSVAGVSPRGFFNSDMMLVESEKAMLASAERGIVLADHSKFGKTSLSRICELHQMDTVVTDDGLDSDAKAWLESAGVQLRLAQSPLTQSQSAQSSMAQASTPQSPQKTSAPAPTASPSNSSPTHSLNNANLS; encoded by the coding sequence GTGACCACCGACGAACGTCGAGATCGATTGCGTGATTTGGTCAAAGACCGCGGATTCGCGGCTTTGGGCGAACTGGCGTCGCAATTGTCGGTCAGCGAATCGACGATCCGTCGTGATTTGGAAATGCTGGAAGAAGCCGGTTTGGCTCGCCGCACCCACGGCGGTGTCTATTGGACGGGCGACTCCGACACGATCAGCGTCTTCGAATCCCGTAACGACGATTTTTGGGCTGCGAAACAATCGATCGGCCGAGCCGCGTCGGAATTGATCGCCGACCACGACACCATTTTGCTGGATGGCGGTAGCACGGTTTACGAATTGGCTCGCCTGATCATCCATCGGCCACTCCAAGTCGTGACGAATTCGCTGCCGGTCGCGCATTTGCTTTCCACCAGCGATTCAATCGACTTGGTCATGATCGGCGGCTGCGTTCGCGGTCGCACCTCGGTCACGATCGGTCCTCTGGCCGATTCGCAACTGGCAAACATCCACGTCACCACCGCTTTCTTGTCGGTCGCCGGCGTTTCGCCTCGCGGATTTTTCAACAGCGACATGATGCTGGTGGAAAGCGAAAAGGCGATGCTCGCATCGGCCGAGCGAGGCATCGTGCTGGCCGACCACAGCAAGTTCGGGAAAACCAGTTTGAGCCGGATTTGCGAATTGCATCAGATGGACACGGTTGTCACGGACGACGGGCTGGATTCTGACGCGAAAGCGTGGCTGGAATCCGCCGGTGTCCAACTACGCTTGGCCCAGTCCCCGTTGACTCAATCGCAGTCGGCCCAGTCATCGATGGCCCAGGCATCAACGCCCCAGTCACCGCAGAAAACATCGGCGCCGGCTCCGACCGCGTCCCCATCGAACTCCTCCCCCACCCACTCCTTGAACAACGCGAATCTCTCATGA
- a CDS encoding BMC domain-containing protein: MNDAIGLIETKGLLPLVEATDAMAKAANVAVVKRVDLGGGMVTTVVSGDVGSVRAAVEAGAAAAAQVGELVSSHVIARPAEGLMNAYFN; encoded by the coding sequence ATGAACGATGCCATTGGTTTGATTGAAACGAAGGGCCTCTTGCCGTTGGTCGAAGCCACCGACGCGATGGCCAAAGCCGCCAACGTCGCTGTTGTCAAACGCGTCGACCTCGGTGGTGGAATGGTCACGACCGTCGTCAGCGGTGACGTCGGAAGCGTCCGCGCGGCCGTCGAAGCCGGTGCCGCCGCAGCCGCACAAGTTGGCGAATTGGTCAGCAGCCACGTGATCGCTCGTCCAGCCGAAGGCTTGATGAACGCTTACTTCAATTGA
- a CDS encoding ADP-ribosylation factor-directed GTPase activating protein isoform b, protein MLDCNDCTSGGTQRDVTDRGRKLTVSEKRQRLAALLIATSLSTSSCLATVAVQADEPQLAAPTLAAPAMSLPETMQLPKQLSFPASGSDTATAKTPPAKGSTSLVPSKSFDGIDGPAPSNAIEPRVAGPAVVVRENNDPTRSHLQFREQNGQWNTKGGPIGSAIQLLPPQMAEPSKMEEPVFLGNADVISTNESVQAPRMVTRQDARLNGVRKTWEADGPLFTQTEPSMVLRGPESAEAELEPPTKGQLAETPPDLFDPTKMPAEFDSRPTKSVSDRNGASAWNGDDHSNTTLWNARRNVDRVSPLRDPVPSTTMAPIGSGALPARKVPSLQSPALQSPSLPPIQTESLPSLPALNAPSFQAPKVEEQIDDLPQKVDELTSKIEELTQQLNALKSSKPEPVENTAPEKLKAPPATPKIQVPANVIPPSIPQKRSAIESLPEIKPINELDALPSLKDAGSSVSQETVGSGLQAGQLSLEPPKSLTVPKSATKPKSSGRELDSADSSEVDAARKLNESIAEQLRREAARDRMQIQNRDDEVSLQPASPRRSTNESSRLNAAKRDQGIFDQEESDKLSRVPLQPVERDRLMPLEDAPAGSVSLRDIRGNDLDEADLEELYDAESNAEESDSIAEKDDSIEQRRLRLAQLDATGRAKTHSGKGAAPNLSTGVMRMQQPIVQCLQHYYGQREKADGRSNWGMMHAVMVFGPDTRLIARGRDYSTIAWMAGNNVCRGQRLMEVEGGKIKAREGVGLQGHQAQWLAVLAMAGVPSDYPLYVDGEKFSVADLVKVEASKCKEGEELTFSLIGLSHYLDTETTWVGADGERWDFSRLIAAELDQPVVGSACGGTHRLMGFAHALRKRRLEGQPIDGQWARAEQFLDDFVEYTLRLQNRDGSMSTDWFESRQDNGDLDRKVQTTGHMVEFLLTHLPDEKLLEPEVLHSVTFLLNAMLKGRNNDWSIGPKGHALRSLALFHQRVYGEPASLSSSRSVARQRQPTRRSR, encoded by the coding sequence ATGCTTGATTGCAACGACTGCACCTCGGGAGGAACCCAACGTGATGTCACCGACCGCGGAAGAAAATTGACTGTGTCAGAAAAACGCCAACGTTTGGCCGCTTTGTTGATTGCAACAAGCTTGTCGACGTCTTCGTGTCTCGCCACCGTGGCCGTTCAAGCGGACGAACCCCAGTTGGCTGCGCCGACCTTGGCCGCGCCGGCGATGAGTCTGCCGGAGACGATGCAGTTGCCGAAACAATTGAGTTTCCCGGCGTCCGGCAGTGATACCGCAACAGCGAAGACGCCACCCGCGAAGGGTTCGACCAGTTTGGTGCCATCGAAGTCGTTCGATGGAATTGACGGTCCCGCACCATCCAACGCGATTGAACCGCGAGTCGCCGGTCCCGCCGTTGTTGTTCGCGAAAACAACGATCCGACTCGATCCCATTTGCAATTCCGCGAGCAAAACGGTCAGTGGAACACGAAGGGCGGGCCAATCGGATCGGCCATTCAATTGCTGCCACCTCAAATGGCCGAGCCTTCCAAGATGGAAGAGCCTGTCTTCTTGGGCAATGCGGATGTCATCAGCACCAATGAAAGCGTGCAAGCACCACGCATGGTGACTCGCCAAGACGCCCGGCTCAACGGCGTTCGAAAGACGTGGGAAGCGGACGGACCTCTGTTCACACAAACCGAGCCTTCGATGGTTCTGCGCGGTCCCGAGTCGGCGGAAGCGGAATTGGAACCGCCCACGAAGGGGCAATTGGCGGAAACACCACCGGATTTGTTTGATCCAACGAAGATGCCAGCGGAATTCGATTCGCGGCCGACAAAATCCGTTTCGGATCGTAACGGTGCATCGGCTTGGAACGGCGACGACCATTCCAACACGACACTGTGGAATGCTCGACGAAATGTCGATCGAGTGTCACCGCTTCGAGATCCAGTGCCATCGACAACCATGGCGCCGATCGGTAGCGGGGCACTGCCCGCTCGCAAGGTTCCATCTTTGCAATCACCTGCTCTGCAATCGCCATCTCTGCCACCGATCCAAACGGAATCGTTGCCGAGCCTGCCGGCTTTGAACGCACCGTCGTTCCAAGCACCCAAGGTTGAAGAACAGATTGACGATCTGCCGCAGAAAGTCGATGAGCTGACTAGCAAGATCGAGGAGCTGACTCAACAACTGAACGCTCTGAAGTCCAGCAAGCCGGAGCCCGTCGAAAATACCGCTCCCGAAAAACTTAAGGCACCACCTGCCACGCCGAAGATCCAGGTACCTGCCAATGTGATCCCGCCGAGTATTCCGCAGAAGCGATCAGCGATTGAATCGTTGCCGGAAATAAAACCAATCAACGAGTTGGATGCGTTACCGTCCCTGAAAGATGCTGGTTCGTCGGTCTCTCAGGAAACCGTCGGCAGTGGTTTGCAAGCCGGTCAGTTGTCGTTGGAGCCGCCAAAATCGCTGACGGTACCAAAGTCAGCGACGAAGCCAAAGTCGTCGGGAAGGGAACTCGATTCAGCGGACAGCAGCGAAGTGGATGCCGCTCGAAAGTTGAACGAGAGCATTGCGGAACAACTCCGTCGCGAGGCGGCTCGTGATCGGATGCAAATTCAGAACCGTGACGACGAAGTCTCTTTGCAGCCCGCTTCACCGCGTCGCTCGACCAATGAGTCATCCCGATTGAACGCCGCGAAGCGAGATCAGGGAATCTTTGATCAGGAAGAGTCCGACAAACTCTCTCGCGTGCCATTGCAACCGGTCGAACGCGATCGACTGATGCCGCTGGAGGATGCACCCGCCGGATCGGTTAGCCTGCGGGATATCCGCGGCAATGATTTGGATGAAGCTGATTTGGAAGAACTGTACGACGCAGAATCCAATGCCGAAGAATCAGACTCCATTGCCGAGAAAGACGACTCAATCGAGCAACGACGCCTGCGTCTGGCTCAACTCGACGCAACCGGTCGAGCGAAAACTCACAGCGGCAAAGGCGCGGCACCGAACTTGAGCACCGGTGTGATGCGAATGCAACAACCGATCGTGCAGTGTCTGCAGCACTACTATGGTCAACGCGAAAAGGCCGATGGACGAAGCAATTGGGGGATGATGCATGCCGTGATGGTGTTTGGTCCGGACACTCGCTTGATTGCTCGCGGTCGCGACTACAGCACGATTGCTTGGATGGCCGGCAACAATGTTTGTCGCGGCCAGCGGTTGATGGAAGTCGAAGGCGGAAAGATCAAGGCCCGTGAAGGCGTTGGACTGCAGGGACACCAAGCCCAGTGGTTGGCCGTGCTCGCGATGGCTGGTGTGCCGAGCGACTATCCTTTGTACGTCGATGGCGAGAAGTTCAGCGTCGCTGATCTGGTCAAAGTCGAAGCGTCCAAGTGCAAGGAAGGTGAAGAGCTTACTTTCAGTCTGATTGGATTGTCGCACTACCTCGACACGGAAACGACTTGGGTCGGTGCCGACGGCGAGCGTTGGGATTTCTCACGCTTGATCGCCGCGGAACTCGATCAACCGGTGGTCGGTTCGGCTTGTGGCGGAACACACCGTTTGATGGGATTCGCTCACGCGTTGCGGAAGCGACGGCTTGAAGGCCAACCCATCGACGGCCAATGGGCTCGCGCGGAACAGTTCCTCGATGACTTCGTCGAGTACACCTTGCGACTGCAGAATCGTGACGGTTCGATGAGCACGGATTGGTTTGAGTCACGCCAAGACAACGGTGACTTGGACCGGAAAGTGCAAACGACCGGTCACATGGTCGAGTTCTTGCTCACGCATTTGCCGGACGAAAAGTTGTTGGAGCCCGAAGTGTTGCATTCGGTCACGTTCTTGTTGAACGCGATGTTGAAGGGACGCAACAACGATTGGTCGATCGGTCCCAAGGGGCACGCGTTGCGATCGTTGGCGTTGTTCCATCAGCGGGTCTATGGCGAGCCAGCCTCGCTTTCGAGTTCACGCAGCGTCGCAAGGCAACGCCAGCCAACCCGCCGATCCCGCTAA
- a CDS encoding BMC domain-containing protein, whose amino-acid sequence MAKISEALGMIETKGFVSAVEATDAMMKAANVQFLGWDKIGAGLATVFVTGDVAAVKAATDAGAAAAGRVGEVVSVQVIPRPHGDLEKILKLPSASKK is encoded by the coding sequence ATGGCCAAAATCAGTGAAGCCCTCGGCATGATCGAAACCAAAGGTTTCGTTTCAGCAGTGGAGGCAACCGACGCAATGATGAAAGCCGCCAACGTTCAGTTCCTTGGTTGGGACAAGATTGGTGCTGGCTTGGCAACCGTGTTTGTCACCGGCGATGTCGCCGCTGTCAAAGCTGCCACCGATGCGGGTGCTGCAGCCGCCGGTCGCGTCGGCGAAGTCGTCAGCGTTCAAGTGATCCCTCGTCCTCACGGCGATTTGGAAAAGATCCTGAAGCTGCCTTCGGCCAGCAAAAAGTGA
- the pduL gene encoding phosphate propanoyltransferase, translating to MSLAVDRSRIESLVRNAIRQSGLATAAPSVGSAGQQPLGWVDGKPNLRVSISARHCHLTDEHVEILFGRGSVLEPDKDLYQDGFYAAKQTVMVVGPRKRMLPSVRVLGPTRGASQVELALTDSISLGINAPVRHSGKIDGTPGCVLVGPAGSVQLEQGVIRAARHVHMNYADAEYYGVSNGDMMQLSVRSPDCSVSFEDVLVRADEAAKLEVHIDTDEGNACNLDAATSVELKKSGCACQH from the coding sequence ATGAGCTTGGCTGTCGATCGTTCACGCATTGAATCCCTCGTTCGCAACGCGATCCGTCAATCGGGTTTGGCAACGGCTGCACCGTCAGTCGGATCCGCCGGACAGCAACCTCTTGGTTGGGTCGACGGCAAACCGAACTTGCGTGTCAGCATTTCCGCCCGCCACTGCCACCTGACCGACGAACACGTCGAGATCCTGTTCGGCCGCGGCAGCGTTTTGGAACCCGACAAAGACCTTTACCAAGACGGCTTTTACGCCGCCAAGCAAACCGTAATGGTCGTCGGACCTCGCAAACGGATGCTCCCCAGCGTCCGCGTGCTCGGACCAACGCGTGGAGCCAGCCAAGTCGAACTCGCACTGACCGATTCGATCTCGTTGGGCATCAACGCACCGGTTCGCCACAGCGGCAAAATCGATGGCACGCCCGGATGCGTGTTGGTCGGTCCTGCCGGCAGCGTTCAGCTCGAACAAGGCGTCATCCGCGCTGCTCGCCACGTCCACATGAACTACGCCGACGCCGAGTACTACGGCGTCAGCAACGGCGACATGATGCAACTTTCGGTTCGCAGCCCTGACTGCAGCGTCTCGTTCGAAGACGTTTTGGTTCGCGCCGATGAAGCGGCCAAATTGGAAGTTCACATCGACACGGACGAAGGCAACGCTTGCAACCTGGATGCAGCGACCAGCGTTGAACTGAAGAAATCAGGCTGTGCTTGCCAGCACTGA
- a CDS encoding DMT family transporter, with protein MSSDSSIDQNDFVVEDMNSVVPVAWWERLGSGMISPGIGFGIVAGIASAVLYTLANISLRNAISVDPFIVSTFKAAPTVLVLTPYLAAVKASGRPITTSRQWIPMFIPICLIGQVIGNGAFQVALGSIGLAASVPITLGSLLIGSAILGRVLLREPVRTRTLISIATLIIAVIVLSQSRAVEPVEWSSSSADLSEEPVDWLHSPIIGALCAVSSGLAYAVFSTTMRFTMKRGMLASMAMWISGVSGTLALAGIVAVRTGWSPIADIPAAMWQSMILAGIFNFTAFVAISTALKVLPVVAVHLINASQVAMASVAGVIVFDEPVTKLLVIGISLTLAGLTILATRRRPAPDPWPTFQSTFRSE; from the coding sequence ATGAGTTCTGATTCTTCGATCGATCAGAACGACTTCGTCGTCGAGGATATGAATTCGGTGGTGCCAGTTGCATGGTGGGAGCGACTCGGCAGCGGCATGATCTCACCGGGGATTGGCTTCGGCATCGTGGCGGGGATTGCCTCCGCGGTGTTGTACACGCTCGCCAATATCTCGCTACGAAACGCCATTTCAGTCGATCCGTTCATCGTTTCGACTTTCAAAGCGGCACCGACCGTGTTGGTGCTGACTCCCTATTTGGCGGCGGTCAAAGCCAGCGGGCGACCGATAACGACCAGTCGCCAATGGATTCCAATGTTCATTCCAATTTGCTTGATCGGACAAGTCATTGGCAATGGTGCTTTCCAAGTGGCTCTCGGCAGCATCGGCTTGGCTGCGTCGGTGCCGATCACGCTCGGATCGTTGCTGATCGGCAGTGCGATTTTGGGCCGAGTTTTGTTGAGGGAACCAGTTCGCACGCGGACGTTGATTTCGATTGCCACGCTGATCATTGCGGTGATCGTGCTGTCCCAGTCTCGCGCAGTTGAACCGGTCGAGTGGAGCTCATCGTCCGCGGATCTCTCGGAAGAGCCGGTGGATTGGTTGCACTCGCCGATCATTGGAGCGTTGTGCGCGGTCTCGTCCGGATTGGCCTACGCTGTTTTCAGCACGACGATGCGTTTCACGATGAAACGCGGGATGCTGGCGTCGATGGCGATGTGGATCAGCGGTGTCTCCGGCACATTGGCGTTGGCCGGAATCGTCGCGGTGAGAACGGGATGGTCACCGATCGCGGACATTCCTGCGGCGATGTGGCAGTCCATGATCTTGGCTGGAATCTTTAATTTCACCGCATTCGTCGCCATTTCAACGGCATTGAAAGTCCTTCCCGTCGTCGCGGTCCACCTGATCAATGCGTCTCAGGTCGCGATGGCCAGCGTTGCCGGTGTGATCGTTTTTGACGAACCAGTGACAAAGCTGTTGGTGATCGGCATTTCGTTGACGCTGGCTGGACTGACCATTCTTGCCACCCGACGGAGGCCGGCTCCGGATCCATGGCCCACATTCCAGTCAACCTTTCGTTCGGAATAA